One segment of Carassius auratus strain Wakin chromosome 2, ASM336829v1, whole genome shotgun sequence DNA contains the following:
- the LOC113111440 gene encoding protein ANTAGONIST OF LIKE HETEROCHROMATIN PROTEIN 1-like has protein sequence MANDETLRSLMFTLSYVLLKRRRDVTSADAQRRREVQRRVAHRQYFHQRHKRMIMMMIAQTSRPVSGPPARPTRVWSSIESTDWWERVVMREFQPSDWLEKFRMTKETFFLLCGKLKPRLSRQDTRLRPALPLEKRVAVALWRLASNVEYRTISALFGVGRSTVCKCVRDVCHAIVLLLRPLYLRPPSEQELEDAARLFSTRWGFPHCVGAVGSLHVPIIAPSSNTDNYWNSRGWLSVVTQGAVNGLGQFWDVCAGFPGSTEHSAILQNSTLWARGCDGFLLHEPPLDFMGRPLGFLMLGDAGYPLKSWLLKSFPESSELSAGQRAFNRKLERARGVVDEAFLRLRARWQCLLKRNDCRMDVVPTMILACCVLHNVCEVHGDEFIERWEEAVRTEESPQPADEVSPAADDRDGEEVRALFCQYFLQQETQQRTLT, from the exons ATGGCAAACGACGAGACGCTGCGCTCGTTGATGTTTACGCTCAGTTACGTGCTGTTGAAGCGGCGGCGTGACGTCACCAGCGCAGACGCGCAGCGCAGACGCGAGGTTCAGCGGCGCGTCGCGCACAGACAGTATTTTCACCAGAGGCATAAGAGGATGATCATG ATGATGATCGCTCAGACGTCTCGTCCGGTCAGCGGTCCGCCGGCGCGCCCCACACGGGTCTGGAGCAGCATCGAGAGCACCGATTGGTGGGAGCGTGTGGTCATGCGGGAGTTCCAGCCCTCTGATTGGCTGGAGAAGTTCCGCATGACTAAAGAGACGTTCTTCCTGCTGTGTGGGAAGCTGAAGCCGCGTCTGAGCCGTCAGGACACTCGTCTGCGTCCGGCGCTGCCGCTGGAGAAGCGTGTGGCCGTGGCTCTGTGGCGTCTGGCCTCTAACGTGGAGTACCGCACCATCAGCGCTCTGTTCGGCGTGGGACGCTCCACCGTCTGCAAGTGTGTGAGAGACGTGTGTCACGCCATTGTGCTGCTGCTGCGACCGCTGTACCTGCGACCCCCGAGCGAGCAGGAGCTGGAGGACGCTGCCAGACTCTTCTCCACCCGCTGGGGCTTCCCTCACTGCGTGGGAGCGGTCGGCAGCCTCCACGTGCCCATCATCGCACCGTCCAGCAACACCGACAACTACTGGAACAGCCGCGGCTGGCTGTCGGTGGTCACGCAGGGCGCGGTGAACGGTCTGGGGCAGTTCTGGGATGTGTGCGCTGGGTTCCCGGGCAGCACCGAGCACTCGGCCATCCTGCAGAACTCCACGCTGTGGGCACGCGGCTGCGACGGCTTCCTGCTGCACGAGCCACCGCTGGACTTCATGGGCCGGCCGCTGGGCTTCCTGATGCTGGGAGACGCCGGATACCCGCTGAAGAGCTGGCTGCTGAAGAGCTTCCCCGAGTCCAGCGAGCTCTCCGCCGGTCAGAGGGCCTTCAACCGTAAGCTGGAGCGGGCGCGGGGCGTGGTGGACGAGGCCTTCCTGCGGCTCCGAGCGCGCTGGCAGTGTCTGCTGAAGAGGAACGACTGCCGCATGGACGTGGTGCCCACCATGATCCTGGCCTGCTGCGTGCTGCACAACGTGTGCGAGGTGCACGGAGACGAGTTCATCGAGCGCTGGGAGGAGGCCGTGAGGACCGAGGAGAGTCCACAGCCCGCAGACGAGGTGTCGCCCGCCGCAGACGACCGCGATGGAGAGGAAGTCCGAGCTCTGTTCTGTCAGTACTTCCTGCAGCAGGAGACGCAGCAGCGGACGCTGACCTGA
- the LOC113111434 gene encoding protein fem-1 homolog A-like: MDISTAVFNAARDGKLKLIQKLLSNKSPQELEALAEEKTQGGTPLLIASRYGHLQVVEYLLEHCRAGVELGGAVSFDGETIEGAPPLWAASAAGHLPVVKTLLEHGASVNSTTLTNSTPLRAACFDGHLEIVRYLVEHHADLEVANRHGHTCLMISCYKGHKEIAQFLLEHGADVNRRSVKGNTALHDCAESGSLEILKLLLKGGARMERDGYGMTPLLAASVTGHTNIVEYLLHQPRSAREPRIDALELLGATFVDKKRDLLGGMRYWRRAMELRQTGDKSLAKPAPGPPVPAYDCAREVCTAEELEALVTDPDEMRMQALLIRERILGPSHPDTSYYIRYRGAVYADSGDFERCIRLWKYALDMQQRHLDPLSPMTASSFLSFAELFSFVLQDRAKGRVARVSFQDLMGVLRKSVCEVERAVAQRDSPPETPQFTKALSIILHLLFLLEKLECAPEQEHQKRLTVYRLLKLSPRARSGYTPLHMAVDKDTTSVGRYPVGRFPSLCVARLLLECGADVDSRDCENNTPLHVAAANGCPEIMAALIRAGAHFDATNAQHKTAYELLDEQSSGRHALHPLSYVTLQCLAARTILRHRLPYKGLTTEQMEAFIELH, from the coding sequence ATGGATATCAGCACTGCGGTGTTTAACGCGGCGAGAGACGGAAAACTGAAACTCATCCAGAAGTTGCTGAGCAACAAAAGTCCGCAGGAGCTGGAGGCGCTGGCGGAGGAGAAGACGCAGGGAGGCACGCCGCTGCTCATCGCCTCGCGCTACGGACACCTGCAGGTGGTGGAGTACCTGCTGGAGCACTGCAGGGCCGGCGTGGAGCTCGGGGGCGCCGTCAGCTTCGACGGGGAGACGATAGAAGGCGCTCCGCCGCTGTGGGCCGCCTCCGCCGCGGGGCACCTGCCGGTGGTGAAGACGCTCCTGGAGCACGGAGCCTCCGTCAACAGCACCACCCTCACCAACTCCACCCCGCTGCGGGCCGCCTGCTTCGACGGACACCTGGAGATCGTGCGCTACCTGGTGGAGCATCACGCGGACCTGGAGGTGGCCAACCGTCACGGTCACACCTGTCTGATGATCTCCTGCTACAAGGGCCACAAGGAGATCGCCCAGTTCCTGCTGGAGCACGGGGCCGACGTCAACCGGCGGAGCGTGAAGGGCAACACGGCTCTACACGACTGCGCCGAGTCCGGCAGCCTGGAGATCCTGAAGCTGCTGCTGAAGGGTGGAGCGAGGATGGAGCGGGACGGGTACGGCATGACCCCGCTCCTCGCCGCCAGCGTCACTGGACACACCAACATCGTGGAGTACCTGCTGCACCAGCCGCGGTCCGCCCGAGAGCCCCGCATCGACGCGCTGGAGCTGCTGGGGGCCACCTTCGTGGACAAGAAGCGTGACCTGCTGGGCGGCATGCGCTACTGGAGGAGAGCCATGGAGCTGCGGCAGACGGGCGACAAGAGCCTGGCTAAACCGGCCCCGGGGCCCCCGGTGCCCGCGTACGACTGCGCCCGCGAGGTGTGTACGGCCGAGGAGCTGGAGGCGCTGGTCACTGACCCGGACGAGATGCGCATGCAGGCGCTGCTGATCCGAGAGCGCATCCTCGGGCCCTCGCACCCCGACACCTCCTACTACATCCGCTACCGCGGGGCCGTGTACGCCGACTCGGGCGACTTCGAGCGCTGCATCCGTCTGTGGAAGTACGCTCTGGACATGCAGCAGAGACACCTGGACCCGCTCAGCCCCATGACCGCCAGCAGCTTCCTGTCCTTCGCCGAGCTCTTCTCCTTCGTGCTGCAGGACCGAGCCAAGGGCCGCGTCGCTCGGGTCAGCTTCCAGGACCTGATGGGTGTTCTgaggaagagtgtgtgtgaggtggAGCGGGCCGTGGCGCAGCGGGACAGTCCTCCGGAGACGCCTCAGTTCACCAAAGCACTGTCCATCATCCTGCACCTGCTGTTCCTGCTGGAGAAGCTGGAGTGTGCTCCGGAGCAGGAGCACCAGAAGCGTCTGACCGTGTACCGGCTGCTGAAGCTCAGCCCGCGGGCGAGGAGCGGCTACACCCCGCTGCACATGGCTGTGGACAAGGACACCACGTCTGTGGGCCGTTACCCGGTGGGGCGCTTCCCGTCTCTGTGTGTGGCGCGTCTGCTGCTGGAGTGCGGTGCTGACGTAGACTCCCGCGACTGTGAGAACAACACCCCGCTGCACGTCGCCGCCGCTAACGGCTGTCCGGAGATCATGGCGGCGCTGATCCGGGCCGGAGCGCACTTCGACGCCACCAACGCCCAGCACAAGACAGCCTACGAGCTGCTGGACGAGCAGAGCAGCGGGCGACACGCGCTCCACCCGCTCAGCTACGTCACGCTGCAGTGTCTGGCGGCACGCACCATCCTGAGACACAGACTGCCCTACAAAGGACTGACCACGGAGCAGATGGAGGCCTTCATCGAGCTGCACTGA